DNA sequence from the Caldilineales bacterium genome:
GAAGGCAGGCTGGCAGCCGCGGCCATCCGGGAAGTGGTCGAGACGCCCTACTACGCCCGCGTCCTCTGGTTCACCACCTGGCAGGCCGGACTGAGCACGCTGGGCGCTTTTCTCGCCGGCCTGCCGGTGGCCTACATCTTCTCTCACTATCGCTTCCCCGGCAAAACGTTGCTGCGAGGCCTCACCACCCTGCCCTTTGTCATGCCGACGGTGGTGGTGGCGGCGGCGTTCGGCGCCTTATTGGGGCCGCGCGGTCTGCTCAACGCCCTGGCCGTCGCTTGGCTTGGCTTGCAGCAGCCGCCCATCCGCCTGGCCAACACGATCTGGATCATCCTCCTGGCCCACATTTTCTACAATACCGCGATCGTCATCCGGATGGTGGGGGGCTTCTGGGCCAACCTGGACCCCCGCCTGACTGCCGCCGCCGCCGTGTTAGGGGCCGATCCCTGGCATCGCTTCCGCCACATCACCCTCGCCCTGCTCACGCCCTCGCTGGCGGCGGCTGGGGTGCTGGTCTTCCTCTTCAACTTCACCTCGTTTGGCGTCGTCCTCATCCTCGGCGGCGCCCGCTTCGCCACCCTCGAGGTCGAGATCTACCGCAGCGCCGTCCGTCTCTTCGACCTGCCGACGGCGGCCGTGCTGTCCCTGGTGCAGTTGGGCTTCACCCTGGCCTTCTTGATCGTCTACACCCGCCTGCAGGCCCGCATCACCGGCCCGCTCAGCCTGCGCCCCGGCCGCGTCCACGAACGCGCCCCCCGCTCATGGGCCGAGCGCATCCTGGTCTACGGCAGCCTGAGCAGCCTCGGCCTGTTGCTGGCGGCGCCCTTCCTGGCCCTGATCGTGCGTTCGCTGACGTTGGGCGGCGGCTTTGGCCTGCAACACTACCGCGCCCTCTTCGTCAACCGCACTGGCTCGGTCTTTTTCATTACCCCGGTCGAGGCCGTGCGCAACTCCTTGCTCTTCGCCGCCGCCGCCGTCGCGCTCAGCCTGGTCATCGGCGTAGCCAGCGCCTATCTGCTGGCCGGCAGAAGCGCCGGTCGCAGGCAGGCCGCCGCCCTGCTCGACCCCATCTTCATGCTCCCCCTGGGGGCCAGCGCCGTCACCCTGGGATTTGGCTTCATCCTCGCCCTCGACGAGCCGCCGCTCAACCTGCGCGCCAGCCTGGCCCTCATCCCCCTCGCCCACACCCTCATCGCCTTCCCCTTCGTGCTGCGGGCCTTGCTCCCCACCCTGCGCAGCCTCGACCCGCGTCTGCGCGAGGCGGCGGCGGTGATGGGAGCCGGGCCAGGCCGGGTGCTGCGATACATCGACGCCCCCATCCTCGCCCGCGCCCTCATCGTCGGCGTGGTCTTCGCCTTTACCGTCAGCATGGGCGAATTCAGCGCCAGCCTCCTCGTCAGCCGGCCGCAATTCCTCACCTTGCCGGTCGCCATCTATCGCTTCTTGGGTCAGCCGGGGCTGGCCAACTACGGCCAGGCGCTGGCCCTGAGCGTCATCCTGCTCCTCGTCACCGTCCTCGCCTTTCTCGGCCTGGAAAACCTGCGCTATGACGACATCGGCGAATTCTGACCCGCCCTTTCTGCTCGCCGCCGGCATCGAGAAGGCATTCGACGCCGTTCCGGTGCTGCGTGGCATCGACCTCCGCATCGCTGAAGGCGAGACGGTCTGTCTGCTGGGCCCCAGCGGCTGCGGCAAGACCACGCTGTTGCGGGTCATCGCCGGGTTGGAGCAGGCTGACCGGGGTCGGATCAGCTGCGCCGGCCAGGACATCACCCACCTGCCGCCGCACCGGCGCGATTTTGGCCTCATGTTCCAGGATTTCGTCCTTTTCCCGCACCTGACGGCGGGCGAGAACATCGCCTTTGGCCTGAAGATGCACGGCTGGCCGGCCGAGCGGGTGCGGGCGAGGGTGGCGGAACTGTTGGAGTTGGTGGATCTGCCGGGGGTCGGGCCACGCCGGGTATTCGAACTGAGCGGCGGGCAGCAACAGCGCGTGGCTCTGGCCCGCAGCCTGGCCCCGCAGCCGCGGCTGCTCATGCTGGATGAGCCGCTGGCCTCGCTCGACCGCGTCCTGCGCGACCAACTGTTGACCGACCTGCGCGGCTTGCTCGACCGCTTGGGCCAGACCGCGCTTTACGTCACCCACGACCAACTCGAGGCCTTCGCCATCGCCGACCGCGTGATCCTGATCAACCAGGGCCGGGTCGAGCAGGAAGGACCGCCGGGCGAGCTTTATCGGCGGCCGGCCTCGGCCTTCGTCGCCCGCTTCCTCGGCTTCAAGAACCTCCTGCCCGCCCGCATCCTCCTGGCCGGGCCGGCGCCGGTGGTCGAGACGGCGTTGGGGCTGCTGCATCCGCCCGACCCGCCGGCCGGCCT
Encoded proteins:
- a CDS encoding iron ABC transporter permease, whose product is MTSSRRLAAFLLLAAIPLGFLAVFFFYPLFAILRLSLFPEGRLAAAAIREVVETPYYARVLWFTTWQAGLSTLGAFLAGLPVAYIFSHYRFPGKTLLRGLTTLPFVMPTVVVAAAFGALLGPRGLLNALAVAWLGLQQPPIRLANTIWIILLAHIFYNTAIVIRMVGGFWANLDPRLTAAAAVLGADPWHRFRHITLALLTPSLAAAGVLVFLFNFTSFGVVLILGGARFATLEVEIYRSAVRLFDLPTAAVLSLVQLGFTLAFLIVYTRLQARITGPLSLRPGRVHERAPRSWAERILVYGSLSSLGLLLAAPFLALIVRSLTLGGGFGLQHYRALFVNRTGSVFFITPVEAVRNSLLFAAAAVALSLVIGVASAYLLAGRSAGRRQAAALLDPIFMLPLGASAVTLGFGFILALDEPPLNLRASLALIPLAHTLIAFPFVLRALLPTLRSLDPRLREAAAVMGAGPGRVLRYIDAPILARALIVGVVFAFTVSMGEFSASLLVSRPQFLTLPVAIYRFLGQPGLANYGQALALSVILLLVTVLAFLGLENLRYDDIGEF
- a CDS encoding ABC transporter ATP-binding protein, with protein sequence MTTSANSDPPFLLAAGIEKAFDAVPVLRGIDLRIAEGETVCLLGPSGCGKTTLLRVIAGLEQADRGRISCAGQDITHLPPHRRDFGLMFQDFVLFPHLTAGENIAFGLKMHGWPAERVRARVAELLELVDLPGVGPRRVFELSGGQQQRVALARSLAPQPRLLMLDEPLASLDRVLRDQLLTDLRGLLDRLGQTALYVTHDQLEAFAIADRVILINQGRVEQEGPPGELYRRPASAFVARFLGFKNLLPARILLAGPAPVVETALGLLHPPDPPAGLRAGDPALVVIRPEGLRPAAATDDHALPMRLLAKSFRGAQTQLRLQAPAAAAALEFVLPSDAGDLRLGESFAWRIDPQAVIVLSSDNPPPTP